From the Tetrapisispora phaffii CBS 4417 chromosome 10, complete genome genome, one window contains:
- the ALG6 gene encoding dolichyl-P-Glc:Man(9)GlcNAc(2)-PP-dolichol alpha-1,3-glucosyltransferase (similar to Saccharomyces cerevisiae ALG6 (YOR002W); ancestral locus Anc_6.22) translates to MGKSGKHNSKKFVKQTHKNDISSLDETLDTEPFYASPLYTFLSPFKSTTNQWLSVYIIVLFALIIRCAIGLGPYSGMNEAPMFGDFEAQRHWMEITQHLPISQWYFYDLQYWGLDYPPLTAYHSYICGLIGKFFNPAWFELETSRGMEMKELKTFMRLTAIVSEVIFYIPAIIYFTTWVGKQRKQSPMGQYIAAAAILFQPCLMLIDHGHFQYNSVMLGLTVYAINNLLDDMYAPAAISFVMSICFKQMSLYYAPIFFAYLLGRSLFKKQFFNVSRFLNIAIATMVSFFTVFAPLYVFGGGKRNIIQSVHRIFPFARGIFEDKVANFWCVTNVIMKYKVNYTQDELQLYSLILTVVGFLPAMVTILWFPKKHLLPYSLAACAMSFFLFSFQVHEKTILVPLLPITLLYTSTDWNVLSLVSWINNVALFTLWPLLKKDGVVLQYGVCFILSNWLIGNFSFFTPRFLPKILTPGPPIQNVNTHYRRRSLLPNNIIWKIIIVLSYIVMVAIQGLELFVEPPPQYPDIFVLLNCTLGFCCFTSFWLWNYYKLFTLTSKNLQYL, encoded by the coding sequence ATGGGTAAGAGTGGAAAACATAATTCGAAGAAATTTGTAAAGCAAACacataaaaatgatatctCTAGTCTAGATGAGACTCTAGATACTGAGCCATTCTATGCATCACCATTGTATACATTTTTGTCCCCCTTCAAATCCACCACAAATCAATGGTTGAGCGTATacattattgttttatttgcTCTGATTATTAGATGTGCCATTGGGTTAGGACCGTATTCCGGTATGAACGAAGCTCCAATGTTTGGCGATTTTGAAGCTCAAAGACATTGGATGGAGATTACTCAGCATTTGCCAATTTCACAATGGTATTTTTACGATCTACAATATTGGGGTCTAGATTATCCACCATTAACTGCTTATCATTCATATATCTGTGGTTTAATTGGAAAATTCTTTAACCCTGCTTGGTTTGAGTTAGAGACATCTAGAGGAATGGAAATGAAAGAACTGAAAACGTTCATGAGATTGACTGCAATTGTCAGTGAAGTCATTTTTTACATTCCTGCTATCATATATTTCACCACATGGGTAGGGAAACAGAGAAAACAATCACCAATGGGTCAATATATCGCAGCAGCAGCTATACTTTTCCAACCATGTTTGATGTTAATCGATCACGGTCACTTCCAATACAATTCCGTTATGCTAGGTTTGACTGTATATGCCATCAACAATCTATTAGATGATATGTACGCCCCTGCCgctatttcttttgttaTGTCCATTTGCTTCAAACAAATGTCACTATATTACGCACCAATCTTTTTTGCATATTTATTAGGAAGATCATTGTTTAAAAAGCAATTCTTCAATGTCTCAAGATTTTTGAACATTGCTATTGCTACAATGGTATCTTTCTTCACAGTTTTTGCTCCTCTATATGTTTTCGGCGGTGGTAAACGTAATATCATCCAATCAGTTCACAGAATATTTCCATTTGCTAGAGGTATCTTTGAAGATAAAGTAGCTAACTTCTGGTGTGTCACCAATGTTATAATGAAGTACAAAGTAAACTATACCCAAGATGAACTACAGTTATACTCGTTGATCTTAACTGTAGTTGGATTTTTGCCTGCAATGGTTACTATATTGTGGTTTCCTAAGAAACATTTATTACCATATAGTTTGGCTGCATGTGCTATGtcatttttcttattcAGTTTCCAGGTTCACGAAAAAACTATTTTAGTACCATTATTACCAATAACGTTATTATACACATCCACAGATTGGAATGTTCTTTCTTTGGTTAGTTGGATTAACAATGTGGCATTGTTTACATTATGgccattattaaaaaaagatggTGTCGTGTTACAATATGGTGTGTGTTTCATCTTAAGCAATTGGTTAATAGGTAATTTCAGTTTCTTCACACCAAGATTCCTACCAAAGATATTGACACCAGGTCCACCAATTCAAAATGTAAACACACACTACCGTCGTAGAAGTCTGTTACCTAACAATATCATatggaaaataataattgtgTTATCGTATATTGTAATGGTCGCTATCCAAGGTCTAGAACTATTCGTCGAGCCACCTCCACAATATCCTGACATATTTGTTCTATTAAATTGTACGCTTGGGTTTTGCTGCTTTACTTCATTTTGGCTATGGAATTACTACAAACTATTCACATTAACAAGCAAAAACTTACAATACCTATGA
- the SGT2 gene encoding Sgt2p (similar to Saccharomyces cerevisiae SGT2 (YOR007C); ancestral locus Anc_6.21), which produces MAASNKEIAALIVDYLNNVVDKKEVSGDNADSLNVAMDCIAEAFEFERDSVKDTVKSAFNGNGLTSFLSGSATNDIQVNIADDAADEEQKATAEGLKLEGNKAMATKDYESAIKKYSEAIEVLPTNAVYYANRAAAYSSLKKYDDAVNDAESAIKVNPTYSKGYSRLGFAKFAQGKVEDALDAYKKVLDIEGDKATDIMKRDYETAKKKVEQSLNLEKVTPKEAETESNADAGTGAAGMGGMGGFPDLSSMLGGGLGGGLGDLLKNPQIMQAAQQMMQNPNAMQQMESMMQNPAVRQMAENFASGEGTPDLSAMMNNPDLKDMAKNMFGNGGFPGAPK; this is translated from the coding sequence ATGGCTGCTTctaataaagaaattgcTGCGTTAATCGTAGACTATTTGAACAATGTTGTCGATAAGAAAGAAGTTTCTGGCGACAATGCCGATTCTTTAAATGTTGCTATGGACTGTATTGCTGAagcttttgaatttgaaagaGATTCTGTTAAGGACACTGTTAAGTCTGCATTCAACGGTAATGGTTTAACATCTTTCCTATCTGGTTCTGCTACTAATGACATTCAAGTGAATATTGCTGATGATGCTGCTGATGAAGAGCAAAAAGCTACGGCTGAAGGCTTAAAATTAGAAGGTAACAAAGCCATGGCTACCAAGGATTACGAATCTGCTATTAAGAAATACTCTGAAGCTATCGAAGTTTTACCAACAAATGCTGTTTACTACGCCAACAGAGCTGCTGCTTACTCTTCCTTAAAGAAGTATGACGATGCTGTCAATGATGCTGAATCTGCTATTAAAGTTAACCCAACCTATTCCAAAGGTTATTCCAGATTAGGTTTCGCCAAATTTGCTCAAGGTAAAGTTGAAGATGCTTTAGATGCTTACAAGAAGGTTTTAGATATTGAAGGTGACAAAGCTACCGATATCATGAAGAGAGATTACGAAACGGCGAAGAAGAAGGTTGAACAATCTCTAAACTTAGAAAAAGTTACTCCAAAAGAAGCTGAAACAGAATCTAATGCAGATGCAGGTACAGGTGCTGCAGGCATGGGTGGTATGGGTGGTTTCCCTGACTTATCTTCAATGTTAGGCGGTGGTTTAGGCGGTGGTTTAGGCGATCTATTAAAAAACCCTCAAATCATGCAAGCTGCTCAACAAATGATGCAAAATCCAAATGCTATGCAACAAATGGAGAGTATGATGCAAAACCCAGCTGTCAGACAAATGGCAGAAAACTTTGCTTCCGGTGAAGGTACTCCAGACTTAAGTGCAATGATGAACAACCCAGATTTGAAGGATATGGCTAAGAATATGTTTGGCA